A portion of the Acidobacteriota bacterium genome contains these proteins:
- a CDS encoding Gfo/Idh/MocA family oxidoreductase → MSDAQTRLDRRDFLKIGGAAVVAGAVAVRGSETAAQGTSGLLAAPPIDMVRIGFVGIGLQGGGHVGNLLKIPGCRITAVCDIRQVRTDWATKAIVAAGHPAPKAYTNGPRDFERMCAEEDLDLVYTATPWEWHVPVMLAAMKNGKHVATEVPAAMTLEDCWAMVESAEKFKKHAVMMENCNYGRSEMMAFNIIRQGLLGEIVHAEGGYLHDLRGIKFENRDEGLWRRAWAMKVDGNLYPTHGLGPVANCMDINRGDRLSYLVSVSGPSRGLQDWAREHFPADAPQRKEKYVLGDVNTCLVKTVNGKTLMVQHNTNLPRPYSRIHQLQGTKGIIQGYPDRVYIEGRGRNDQWVDQATLRDEFDHPLWKEMNERAAGAGHGGMDYMEDYRLIKCLREGLPTDMNVYDAAMLSSLVDLTAQSNARKSRAVDVPDFTKGAWRTNPKLDIVHA, encoded by the coding sequence ATGAGTGATGCACAAACGCGATTGGATCGCCGGGACTTTCTGAAGATCGGCGGTGCGGCCGTCGTCGCCGGCGCCGTTGCCGTGCGCGGCAGCGAGACAGCGGCCCAGGGCACCTCGGGACTGCTGGCGGCGCCGCCCATCGACATGGTCCGCATCGGATTTGTCGGCATCGGATTGCAGGGCGGGGGGCACGTCGGGAACCTGCTCAAGATTCCCGGCTGCCGGATCACGGCCGTGTGTGACATCCGCCAGGTGCGCACCGACTGGGCGACCAAGGCCATTGTTGCGGCGGGGCACCCCGCGCCAAAGGCCTACACGAACGGGCCGCGGGACTTCGAGCGGATGTGCGCCGAAGAGGATCTCGATTTGGTCTACACAGCAACGCCCTGGGAATGGCATGTGCCGGTGATGCTGGCCGCGATGAAGAACGGCAAACACGTGGCCACCGAAGTGCCTGCCGCGATGACCCTTGAAGATTGCTGGGCCATGGTGGAGTCGGCCGAGAAGTTCAAGAAACACGCCGTGATGATGGAGAACTGCAACTACGGCCGTTCCGAGATGATGGCCTTCAACATCATCCGCCAGGGCCTGTTGGGGGAAATCGTGCACGCCGAGGGCGGTTACCTGCACGACCTGCGCGGCATCAAGTTCGAGAATCGGGATGAAGGCCTGTGGCGGCGCGCGTGGGCCATGAAAGTGGATGGCAACTTGTATCCCACGCACGGCCTGGGGCCCGTGGCCAACTGCATGGACATCAATCGCGGCGATCGGTTGTCGTACCTGGTCTCAGTGAGCGGCCCGTCGCGCGGGTTGCAGGATTGGGCGCGCGAACATTTTCCGGCCGACGCGCCGCAACGCAAGGAGAAGTACGTCCTGGGCGACGTCAACACGTGCCTGGTCAAAACCGTCAACGGCAAGACCCTCATGGTGCAGCACAACACCAACCTGCCGCGGCCCTATAGCCGCATCCATCAACTCCAGGGGACCAAGGGCATCATCCAGGGCTATCCGGACCGCGTCTACATCGAAGGACGGGGTCGCAATGATCAGTGGGTGGATCAGGCGACGCTCCGCGACGAATTTGACCATCCGCTCTGGAAGGAAATGAACGAACGCGCGGCCGGCGCCGGGCACGGCGGCATGGACTACATGGAGGACTACCGTCTCATCAAGTGCCTGCGTGAAGGCCTGCCGACCGACATGAACGTCTACGACGCCGCGATGCTCAGTTCGTTGGTCGATCTGACCGCGCAGTCCAACGCGCGCAAGAGCCGCGCGGTGGATGTGCCGGATTTCACGAAGGGCGCCTGGCGCACGAACCCGAAGCTCGACATCGTCCACGCCTGA
- a CDS encoding enoyl-CoA hydratase/isomerase family protein, producing the protein MSTTTDITRHGRVAVLRVNRPEVRNALDLATVREMSAALEALSTDDSVGAIVITGAGDTVFVSGADINAIKARTRDDGLAAINSSLFAAIDKCPKVTIAAVNGLALGGGCELALSCDLRIAAAHAKFGQPEVGLGIIPGAGATQRLPRIVGLGRAKHLILTGDAIDAQRALDWGLVSAVVPAAELMTQALALAEKVLTRGPLAIRLAKLALNASARVDLDSGLLFETLAQAICFDSRDKQEGTSAFLEKRTPKFTGD; encoded by the coding sequence GTGTCTACGACTACTGACATCACCCGTCACGGACGCGTCGCCGTGCTTCGCGTCAACCGGCCCGAAGTCCGCAACGCGCTCGATCTGGCCACGGTGCGCGAGATGTCGGCCGCGCTCGAAGCCCTGTCCACCGACGACTCGGTCGGCGCCATTGTCATCACAGGCGCCGGGGACACGGTCTTCGTCTCGGGTGCCGACATCAACGCCATCAAGGCGCGTACGCGCGACGATGGGCTGGCGGCGATTAATTCGTCGCTGTTCGCGGCCATCGACAAGTGCCCCAAAGTCACCATTGCCGCGGTGAACGGTCTCGCCCTCGGCGGTGGCTGCGAACTCGCGCTGTCGTGCGACTTGCGCATCGCCGCCGCTCACGCGAAGTTCGGCCAGCCCGAAGTGGGCCTCGGCATCATTCCTGGTGCGGGCGCCACGCAACGGTTGCCGCGAATCGTGGGCCTCGGTCGCGCCAAACACCTCATCCTGACGGGCGATGCGATCGATGCCCAGCGCGCGCTCGACTGGGGGCTGGTGTCGGCCGTGGTACCGGCCGCCGAATTGATGACCCAGGCGCTGGCCTTGGCCGAGAAGGTCCTGACGCGGGGCCCGTTGGCCATCCGCCTGGCCAAGCTTGCGCTCAACGCATCGGCACGAGTGGACCTTGATTCGGGCCTGCTCTTCGAGACGCTCGCGCAGGCGATTTGTTTTGATTCGCGTGACAAGCAGGAAGGCACGAGCGCGTTCCTGGAGAAACGCACACCGAAGTTCACGGGCGATTGA